Part of the Clostridium cylindrosporum DSM 605 genome is shown below.
TGGAGAATATACTACAAAAAGACTAAGGGAATTATTACCTTTAGCATTTACAAGTGAAGACTTGTAGTTTGAAAGGAGAAATAAATGAGCTTTAAATCAGGATTCGTAACAATAGTTGGAAGACCAAACGTAGGAAAATCTACACTAATGAATAATATTGTTGGAGAAAAACTTTCAATTATATCAAATAAGCCACAAACAACAAGAAATAAGATACAAACTATTTTAACAAAAGATGATTACCAAATAGTATTTGTAGACACGCCAGGAATTCATAAACCTAGACATAAGCTAGGAGAATACATGGTTAATGTAGCAGAAAATACATTGAATGAAGTTGATGTGGTACTTTTTCTAACTACACCTGAAAAGAAAATAGGACCAGGGGATAGATACATATTAGAGCAACTTAAAAGAGCAAGATCTTCTGTTTTTTTAGTTATTAATAAGGTAGATACTGTTAATCATACTCAAATAGCACAAACTATAAAAAGTTATACAGATGAGTATGAATTTGAACATGTTATTCCAATATCTGCAATGAAGGACAAAAATGTAGATACTTTACTAGGACTTATAGTTGATAAACTGCCTACAGGTCCTATGTATTATCCGGAGGATATGATAACAGATCAACCGGAGAGATTCATAGTAGCGGAAATTATAAGAGAAAAAATGCTACATAGCCTAAAGGATGAGGTTCCACACGGAACTGCTGTTGAAGTTATGATTATGAAAAAAGACGATAAAAAGGATTTGTATCATATTAATGCTACTATATATTGTGAAAAGGATTCTCAT
Proteins encoded:
- the era gene encoding GTPase Era; the protein is MSFKSGFVTIVGRPNVGKSTLMNNIVGEKLSIISNKPQTTRNKIQTILTKDDYQIVFVDTPGIHKPRHKLGEYMVNVAENTLNEVDVVLFLTTPEKKIGPGDRYILEQLKRARSSVFLVINKVDTVNHTQIAQTIKSYTDEYEFEHVIPISAMKDKNVDTLLGLIVDKLPTGPMYYPEDMITDQPERFIVAEIIREKMLHSLKDEVPHGTAVEVMIMKKDDKKDLYHINATIYCEKDSHKSIIIGKAGTMIKQIGEKSRKDIEKFVDAKVFLELWVKVKKDWRDSVATLKTLGYQK